The Micromonospora sp. NBC_01740 genome includes a window with the following:
- the rpsO gene encoding 30S ribosomal protein S15 yields MALDQEAKAKIRAEYATADGDTGSPEVQVAVLTKRIAELTEHLKVHKHDHHSRRGLLLLVGRRRRLLNYVQKKDINRYRSLIERLGLRR; encoded by the coding sequence ATGGCGCTCGACCAGGAAGCCAAGGCCAAGATCCGCGCGGAGTACGCGACCGCCGACGGCGACACCGGTTCGCCGGAGGTGCAGGTCGCGGTCCTCACCAAGCGGATCGCCGAGCTGACGGAGCACCTGAAGGTGCACAAGCACGACCACCACAGCCGCCGTGGGCTGCTGCTGCTGGTCGGCCGCCGCCGTCGGCTGCTCAACTACGTCCAGAAGAAGGACATCAACCGCTACCGGTCGCTCATCGAGCGGCTCGGTCTGCGCCGGTGA
- a CDS encoding polyribonucleotide nucleotidyltransferase, with product MTETNLGTESRTAVIDNGSFGTREITFSTGRLARQAAGSVVAQLGETVVLSATTAGKQPKEQFDFFPLTVDVEERMYAAGRIPGSFFRREGRPSEDAILTCRLIDRPLRPSFVKGLRNEVQVVETILALDPQHPYDVVAINAASMSTKLSGLPFSGPIGATRVAHIDGQWVAFPTLEELARATFDMVVAGRSLPDGDVAIMMVEAEATPHAVTLIAGGATAPTEEIVASGLEAAKPAIRELCRAQSELAEVAAKPVAEFPVFLDYQDDVYEAVADLARAEVAEALQIAGKADREEALDRIKAKVAEELGGRFEGREKELSAAFRSLTKSEVRNRVLREQVRIDGRGPRDIRPLTAEVGVLPRVHGSALFERGETQILGVTTLNMLRMEQMVDTLSPENRKRYMHNYNFPPYSTGETGRVGSPKRREIGHGALAERALIPVLPSREEFPYAIRQVSEALGSNGSTSMGSVCASTLGLLSAGVPLKAPVAGIAMGLISDEVDGKTEYVTLTDILGAEDAFGDMDFKVAGTPEFVTALQLDTKLNGIPSDVLAAALQQAYEARQTILGVMQAAIEAPAEMSEYAPRVTTVKIPVDKIGMVIGPKGQTINAIQDETGAEISIEDDGTIYVGATNGPSAQAAVDRINGIANPTLPKAGERFLGTVVKTAAFGAFISLLPGRDGLLHISKVGDGKRVEKVEDFLNVGDRVEVEIADIDARGKIYLDKVRPEGAEAPAAGEAAGGERPAGRDRDDRAPRDRGDRERGGDRGGRGPGGGERGEGGGEGGEGGERPRRRTRRS from the coding sequence ATGACCGAGACCAACCTCGGCACCGAATCCCGCACCGCCGTGATCGACAACGGGTCCTTCGGCACCCGTGAGATCACCTTCTCCACCGGCCGGCTGGCCCGTCAGGCCGCCGGCTCCGTCGTCGCCCAGCTCGGCGAGACGGTCGTCCTCTCCGCCACCACCGCCGGCAAGCAGCCGAAGGAGCAGTTCGACTTCTTCCCGCTGACCGTCGACGTCGAGGAGCGGATGTACGCCGCGGGCCGCATCCCCGGCTCGTTCTTCCGCCGCGAGGGCCGCCCCAGCGAGGACGCGATCCTCACCTGCCGGCTGATCGACCGTCCGCTGCGCCCGTCCTTCGTCAAGGGCCTGCGCAACGAGGTCCAGGTCGTCGAGACCATCCTCGCGCTCGACCCGCAGCACCCCTACGACGTCGTGGCGATCAACGCCGCCTCGATGTCGACCAAGCTCTCCGGCCTGCCGTTCTCGGGCCCGATCGGGGCGACCCGGGTCGCGCACATCGACGGCCAGTGGGTCGCCTTCCCGACCCTGGAGGAGCTGGCCCGGGCCACCTTCGACATGGTCGTGGCCGGCCGCTCGCTGCCGGACGGGGACGTCGCGATCATGATGGTCGAGGCCGAGGCGACGCCGCACGCCGTGACCCTGATCGCGGGCGGCGCGACCGCGCCGACCGAGGAGATCGTGGCCAGCGGCCTGGAGGCCGCGAAGCCGGCGATCCGTGAGCTGTGCCGCGCGCAGAGCGAGCTGGCCGAGGTGGCCGCCAAGCCCGTCGCCGAGTTCCCGGTGTTCCTGGACTACCAGGACGACGTCTACGAGGCGGTGGCCGACCTGGCCCGCGCCGAGGTCGCCGAGGCCCTCCAGATCGCCGGCAAGGCCGACCGCGAGGAGGCCCTCGACCGCATCAAGGCCAAGGTCGCCGAGGAGCTCGGCGGTCGCTTCGAGGGCCGCGAGAAGGAGCTCAGCGCCGCCTTCCGGTCGCTCACCAAGTCCGAGGTGCGCAACCGGGTGCTGCGCGAGCAGGTCCGCATCGACGGCCGCGGCCCGCGCGACATCCGCCCGCTGACCGCCGAGGTCGGCGTGCTGCCCCGGGTGCACGGCTCGGCGCTGTTCGAGCGTGGCGAGACCCAGATCCTGGGCGTCACCACGCTGAACATGCTGCGCATGGAGCAGATGGTGGACACCCTGTCCCCGGAGAACCGCAAGCGCTACATGCACAACTACAACTTCCCGCCGTACTCGACCGGTGAGACCGGCCGGGTCGGCTCGCCGAAGCGGCGCGAGATCGGCCACGGCGCGCTCGCCGAGCGGGCGCTGATCCCGGTGCTGCCGTCGCGCGAGGAGTTCCCGTACGCCATCCGGCAGGTCTCCGAGGCGCTCGGCTCCAACGGCTCCACCTCGATGGGCTCGGTCTGCGCCTCGACGCTGGGCCTGCTCTCCGCCGGTGTGCCGCTGAAGGCGCCGGTGGCCGGCATCGCCATGGGGCTCATCTCGGACGAGGTGGACGGCAAGACCGAGTACGTGACGCTGACCGACATCCTCGGTGCCGAGGACGCGTTCGGCGACATGGACTTCAAGGTCGCCGGCACGCCGGAGTTCGTCACCGCGCTCCAGCTCGACACCAAGCTCAACGGCATCCCGTCTGACGTGCTGGCCGCCGCGCTGCAGCAGGCGTACGAGGCCCGGCAGACCATCCTCGGCGTGATGCAGGCGGCGATCGAGGCCCCGGCCGAGATGTCGGAGTACGCCCCGCGGGTCACCACCGTCAAGATCCCGGTCGACAAGATCGGCATGGTGATCGGCCCGAAGGGGCAGACCATCAACGCGATCCAGGACGAGACCGGCGCCGAGATCTCCATCGAGGACGACGGCACGATCTACGTCGGCGCCACCAACGGCCCGTCGGCCCAGGCGGCGGTGGACCGGATCAACGGCATCGCCAACCCGACGCTGCCGAAGGCCGGGGAGCGCTTCCTCGGCACGGTGGTCAAGACCGCCGCGTTCGGCGCGTTCATCTCGCTGCTGCCGGGCCGCGACGGCCTGCTGCACATCTCCAAGGTGGGCGACGGCAAGCGGGTCGAGAAGGTCGAGGACTTCCTCAACGTCGGCGACCGGGTCGAGGTCGAGATCGCGGACATCGACGCCCGCGGCAAGATCTACCTGGACAAGGTCCGCCCGGAGGGCGCCGAGGCGCCGGCCGCCGGCGAGGCTGCTGGCGGCGAGCGTCCGGCCGGCCGGGACCGGGACGACCGGGCTCCGCGCGACCGGGGCGACCGTGAGCGCGGCGGCGACCGGGGCGGTCGTGGCCCGGGCGGCGGCGAGCGCGGCGAGGGCGGCGGCGAGGGTGGCGAGGGCGGCGAGCGTCCGCGCCGCCGCACCCGGCGCAGCTGA
- a CDS encoding M16 family metallopeptidase: protein MSRAVSAPFPPDRRGVASAPGPAGAAHRGTGTARSGGASRAVTRTISDDPLGGTVRRTVLPSGLRVLTEAIPAMRSVSFGVWVAVGSRDETGPQAGAAHFLEHLLFKGTNKRSALEISAEIEAVGGETNAFTTKEYTCYYARVLDEDLPLAIDVMCDAVADSLLEPADVETERGVILEEIAMHDDEPGDEVHDLFARAAYGDHPLGRLISGTEETVTPMTRRQIQGFYRRHYTPPRIVVAAAGNLDHATVVKLVRQALRGTPLDTDPATPAPHRSATPAVRTKPATTLVEPKETEQAHVILGCPGIDRLDERRFALGVLNNILGGGMSSRLFQEIRERRGLAYSVYSYASQYADSGLFAVYAGCAPGKVDEVLELTRTELARVAADGLTEAEVARGKGMSKGSFVLGLEDTGSRMSRLAKGELLYGHLMPVDELLARVDAVTVADVNTLAAELLSRPMSLAVVGPFGANDFAAR, encoded by the coding sequence GTGAGTCGGGCCGTCAGCGCGCCGTTTCCGCCGGATCGACGGGGGGTGGCGTCCGCGCCGGGCCCCGCAGGGGCCGCGCACCGGGGCACCGGGACGGCCCGCTCCGGCGGCGCCTCCCGGGCGGTGACCCGCACCATCAGCGACGACCCGCTGGGCGGCACGGTACGCCGTACCGTGCTGCCCAGCGGGCTGCGCGTGCTCACCGAGGCGATCCCGGCGATGCGCAGCGTCTCGTTCGGCGTCTGGGTCGCGGTCGGCTCGCGCGACGAGACGGGCCCGCAGGCCGGCGCGGCGCACTTCCTGGAGCACCTGCTCTTCAAGGGCACCAACAAGCGCAGCGCGCTGGAGATCTCCGCGGAGATCGAGGCGGTGGGCGGCGAGACCAACGCCTTCACCACCAAGGAATACACCTGCTACTACGCCCGCGTGCTGGACGAGGACCTGCCGCTGGCCATCGACGTCATGTGCGACGCGGTCGCCGACTCGCTGCTCGAGCCGGCCGACGTGGAGACCGAGCGGGGCGTGATCCTCGAAGAGATCGCCATGCACGACGACGAGCCCGGCGACGAGGTGCACGACCTCTTCGCCCGTGCCGCCTACGGCGACCACCCGCTGGGTCGGCTGATCTCCGGCACCGAGGAGACCGTCACGCCGATGACCCGGCGGCAGATCCAGGGCTTCTACCGCCGCCACTACACCCCGCCGCGGATCGTCGTCGCCGCCGCCGGCAACCTCGACCACGCCACGGTGGTCAAGCTGGTCCGCCAGGCGCTGCGCGGCACCCCGCTGGACACCGACCCGGCGACGCCCGCGCCGCACCGGTCGGCCACCCCGGCCGTACGCACGAAGCCCGCCACCACGCTGGTGGAGCCGAAGGAGACCGAGCAGGCGCACGTCATCCTCGGCTGCCCCGGCATCGACCGGCTCGACGAGCGGCGCTTCGCGCTCGGCGTGCTCAACAACATCCTCGGCGGCGGCATGTCGAGCCGGCTGTTCCAGGAGATCCGCGAGCGGCGCGGCCTCGCCTACTCGGTCTACTCCTACGCCAGCCAGTACGCCGACAGCGGCCTCTTCGCCGTCTACGCCGGCTGCGCCCCGGGCAAGGTCGACGAGGTGCTGGAGCTGACCCGGACCGAACTGGCCCGGGTGGCCGCCGACGGCCTGACCGAGGCCGAGGTGGCCCGCGGCAAGGGGATGAGCAAGGGCTCGTTCGTGCTGGGGCTGGAGGACACGGGCTCGCGGATGAGCCGGCTGGCCAAGGGTGAGCTGCTCTACGGCCACCTGATGCCGGTCGACGAGCTGCTCGCCCGGGTCGACGCGGTCACCGTGGCGGACGTCAACACCCTGGCCGCCGAGCTGCTGAGCCGGCCGATGTCGCTGGCCGTGGTCGGCCCGTTCGGCGCGAACGACTTCGCCGCGCGCTGA
- the dapB gene encoding 4-hydroxy-tetrahydrodipicolinate reductase, translating into MTDEQEKSPDELIRVGVLGARGRMGVEVCRAVDAAADMELVAMVDEGDGLFAASDAGAEVVVDFTTPDVVMDHLHWCIDQGINAVVGTTGFTEQRLERVRGWLAHKPGVGVVIAPNFGIGAVLMMQFAARAARHFESVEIVEQHHPRKLDAPSGTATHTARLVAAARAEAGLGPVPDATKDEVAGARGADIDGVRVHAVRATGLVAHQEVLFGTVGETLTIRHDSYDRVSFMPGVLLAVRAVRTRPGLTVGLDALLD; encoded by the coding sequence GTGACTGACGAGCAGGAGAAGAGCCCGGACGAGCTGATCCGGGTCGGCGTGCTGGGCGCCCGGGGCCGGATGGGCGTCGAGGTGTGCCGGGCCGTGGACGCCGCCGCCGACATGGAGCTGGTGGCCATGGTCGACGAGGGCGACGGCCTGTTCGCCGCGTCCGACGCCGGGGCCGAGGTGGTCGTCGACTTCACCACCCCCGACGTCGTCATGGACCACCTGCACTGGTGCATCGACCAGGGCATCAACGCGGTGGTCGGCACCACCGGCTTTACCGAGCAGCGGCTGGAGCGGGTGCGTGGCTGGCTGGCCCACAAGCCCGGGGTGGGTGTGGTGATCGCCCCCAACTTCGGCATCGGCGCGGTGCTGATGATGCAGTTCGCCGCCCGCGCCGCCCGGCACTTCGAGTCGGTCGAGATCGTCGAGCAGCACCATCCCCGCAAGCTGGACGCCCCCAGCGGCACCGCCACGCACACCGCGCGGCTGGTCGCGGCCGCGCGCGCCGAGGCCGGGCTCGGACCGGTGCCGGACGCCACCAAGGACGAGGTCGCGGGCGCCCGGGGCGCCGACATCGACGGGGTACGCGTGCACGCCGTGCGCGCCACCGGCCTCGTCGCCCACCAGGAGGTGCTCTTCGGCACCGTGGGGGAGACGTTGACCATCCGGCACGACTCGTACGACCGGGTCTCGTTCATGCCCGGCGTGCTGCTGGCCGTCCGCGCGGTCCGCACCCGGCCCGGGCTGACCGTCGGCCTGGACGCCCTGCTCGACTGA
- a CDS encoding GNAT family N-acetyltransferase, producing MINSGLSDRAGRQVTLRPVDDDNWRAVADVAPRDDQRGWVAALAARYLLLTMRSDVWTSLAVYADETVVGHVMWGVDDDGSRWIGGMVVDAAEQERGVGRAVVRTLAAWLGAQDGGHPVRLSYHPDNTQAARLYTSLGFVPTGAMEDEELVVELVAPAQGSPRA from the coding sequence ATGATCAATTCTGGACTCTCCGACCGGGCCGGGCGTCAGGTGACCCTGCGCCCGGTGGACGACGACAACTGGCGGGCGGTGGCCGACGTCGCCCCGCGCGACGACCAGCGCGGGTGGGTGGCGGCGCTGGCCGCCCGCTACCTGCTGCTGACCATGCGCTCCGACGTGTGGACCTCACTGGCGGTGTACGCGGACGAGACCGTCGTCGGGCACGTCATGTGGGGCGTCGACGACGACGGGTCCCGGTGGATCGGTGGCATGGTGGTCGACGCTGCCGAACAGGAGCGGGGCGTCGGGCGGGCGGTCGTGCGCACCCTGGCCGCGTGGCTGGGCGCCCAGGACGGCGGTCACCCCGTCCGGCTCTCCTACCACCCCGACAACACCCAGGCCGCCCGCCTCTACACGAGCCTCGGCTTCGTGCCCACCGGGGCGATGGAGGACGAGGAACTGGTCGTCGAGCTCGTTGCGCCCGCCCAGGGCTCGCCGCGCGCCTGA
- a CDS encoding VOC family protein — MFADTMAWSSFSVDDPGRAERFYADTLGLRVSRDDAMGGLLTLHLAGGRDVMVYPKADHTPAAHTVLNFPVDDVDRAVDELTARGVRFAHYPGMPQDDKGVMRGNGPTIAWFTDPAGNILSVIQEG, encoded by the coding sequence ATGTTCGCGGACACGATGGCGTGGAGCAGTTTCTCGGTGGACGACCCCGGCCGGGCCGAACGGTTCTACGCCGACACGCTCGGCCTGCGGGTGTCGCGCGACGACGCCATGGGCGGCCTGCTGACGTTGCACCTCGCCGGGGGCCGGGACGTGATGGTCTACCCGAAGGCGGACCACACCCCCGCGGCCCACACGGTGCTCAACTTCCCCGTCGACGACGTCGACCGGGCCGTCGACGAGCTGACCGCGCGCGGGGTGCGGTTCGCGCACTACCCCGGGATGCCCCAGGACGACAAGGGCGTCATGCGCGGCAACGGGCCGACGATCGCGTGGTTCACCGACCCGGCCGGCAACATCCTGTCGGTGATCCAGGAAGGCTGA
- a CDS encoding glycosyltransferase 87 family protein: MAQGPPRTVRQVVGVVTLAVAVTAFLSVAAVRHGFFDLKVYYGALTWWVHDGGEIYDFLKPGTQYGFTYPPFAALVMLPMAYLPWWAAIAVSVAASVVVTAVLFWWLIDPVSRRSGWTRWFALAVALCLAAAYEPMRETINFGQVNMLLLFLVAIDLLRLLPAGNRWAGVGIGLATAIKLTPGIFIVYLLVTRRWRAAVTSMATAASVTLLAAALFPDASREFWTEALWNTGRVGELAFVSNQSLRGVVARLNPEHPSTLAWLALVLATLALWAWRSRAAVAAGDEATGLALTGAVMCLVSPVTWVHHLVWLLPALILLVDNGMAAPAGSRRRRVLLGAAIVGYGFLISRIVWAWEKDFTGLDGFLGSNTYVWISLALLAFLPVRRVGDTDPVDRPRERPAGSAVEAAGVPQLDQPDRRAPAGQRHRVGRPLTVR, translated from the coding sequence GTGGCGCAGGGTCCCCCACGGACCGTCCGGCAGGTCGTCGGCGTCGTCACGCTCGCCGTCGCGGTGACCGCCTTCCTGTCCGTCGCGGCCGTCCGGCACGGCTTCTTCGACCTCAAGGTCTACTACGGCGCGCTGACCTGGTGGGTGCACGACGGCGGGGAGATCTACGACTTCCTCAAGCCCGGCACCCAGTACGGCTTCACGTACCCGCCCTTCGCGGCCCTGGTCATGCTGCCGATGGCGTACCTGCCGTGGTGGGCGGCGATCGCGGTGAGCGTGGCCGCCAGCGTGGTGGTCACCGCCGTGCTGTTCTGGTGGCTGATCGACCCGGTCTCCCGCCGCTCCGGCTGGACCCGCTGGTTCGCCCTCGCCGTGGCGCTCTGCCTGGCCGCCGCGTACGAGCCGATGCGCGAGACAATCAACTTCGGCCAGGTCAACATGCTGCTGCTCTTCCTGGTCGCGATCGACCTGCTCCGGCTGCTGCCGGCCGGCAACCGCTGGGCGGGCGTGGGCATCGGCCTGGCCACCGCGATCAAGCTGACCCCGGGCATCTTCATCGTCTACCTGCTGGTCACCCGCCGCTGGCGCGCCGCGGTCACCTCGATGGCCACCGCGGCCAGTGTGACGCTGCTGGCCGCCGCGCTCTTTCCCGACGCCTCGCGGGAGTTCTGGACGGAGGCGCTGTGGAACACCGGCCGGGTGGGTGAGCTGGCGTTCGTCTCCAACCAGTCGCTGCGCGGCGTGGTCGCCCGGCTCAACCCGGAACATCCGAGCACCCTGGCCTGGCTGGCGCTGGTGCTCGCCACGCTGGCGCTGTGGGCCTGGCGCTCCCGTGCCGCCGTGGCCGCCGGCGACGAGGCGACCGGCCTGGCGCTGACGGGCGCGGTGATGTGCCTGGTCAGCCCGGTCACCTGGGTGCACCACCTGGTCTGGCTGCTGCCCGCGCTGATCCTGCTGGTCGACAACGGGATGGCCGCGCCCGCCGGCAGCCGCCGGCGCCGCGTCCTGCTGGGCGCCGCGATCGTCGGGTACGGCTTCCTGATCAGCCGGATCGTCTGGGCCTGGGAGAAGGACTTCACCGGGCTCGACGGCTTCCTCGGCAGCAACACCTACGTCTGGATCAGTCTGGCGCTGCTGGCGTTCCTGCCGGTCCGGCGGGTGGGCGACACCGACCCGGTCGACCGGCCCCGGGAGAGGCCCGCCGGGTCAGCCGTCGAGGCGGCCGGCGTACCGCAGCTCGACCAGCCCGACCGGCGGGCGCCCGCCGGCCAGCGGCACCGGGTAGGTCGACCGCTCACCGTCCGGTGA
- a CDS encoding GNAT family N-acetyltransferase: protein MLTIRREEPDDAEAVARVHIHGWQAGYAGIMPEEVLRRLNVTAWAQRRRDLGTADPEHPFTTLLAEVDERLAGFTTFGPYRNNQDRGDLDAAHGEVVAMYVEPTRWGDGTARALLAAARDGLVARGWSDYRLWVLEANHRARRFYERAGLSPDGERSTYPVPLAGGRPPVGLVELRYAGRLDG from the coding sequence ATGCTCACGATCCGCCGCGAGGAGCCCGACGACGCCGAGGCGGTCGCCCGGGTGCACATCCACGGCTGGCAGGCCGGCTACGCCGGGATCATGCCCGAGGAGGTGCTCCGGCGGCTCAACGTCACGGCCTGGGCGCAGCGCCGCCGGGACCTCGGCACCGCCGACCCGGAACACCCGTTCACCACCCTGCTCGCCGAGGTCGACGAGAGGCTGGCCGGGTTCACCACGTTCGGCCCGTACCGCAACAACCAGGACCGTGGCGACCTCGACGCCGCGCACGGCGAGGTCGTGGCGATGTACGTCGAGCCGACCCGCTGGGGCGACGGCACGGCGCGGGCGCTGCTGGCCGCGGCGCGCGACGGGCTGGTCGCCCGGGGCTGGTCGGACTACCGGCTCTGGGTCCTGGAGGCCAACCACCGGGCCCGCCGGTTCTACGAGCGGGCCGGGTTGTCACCGGACGGTGAGCGGTCGACCTACCCGGTGCCGCTGGCCGGCGGGCGCCCGCCGGTCGGGCTGGTCGAGCTGCGGTACGCCGGCCGCCTCGACGGCTGA
- a CDS encoding winged helix-turn-helix domain-containing protein, which yields MAAPESLSLAQARRVALAAQGFADPAPTGVPTRRHLRRVLDRVGLIQMDSVNVLQRAHYLPLYSRLGPYPTALLDDAAYRRPRELFEYWGHEASLVPVGLHPALRWRMARARSESWGGMRRIAQEQPDLVAWVRDEVAARGPLTAAEIEHDAPRETGNWGWNWSAVKRALEFLFWAGEVTAADRTTSFARRYDLPERVLPAAVLDAPTPTDAEAHRALVGIAARSLGVAAEPELRDYFRLPVAGARQAIAELVEAGELLPVAVQGWRRPAWLHAGARLPRWVRGNTLVSPFDPVVWERARTERLFDFSYRIEIYVPAPQRVHGYYVLPFLQGERFTARVDLKADRKARVLLVPAAWGEPGVDRGETALALAAELHRLAGWLGLDAVAPPAAGDLAAPLAAALAGVAGVR from the coding sequence ATGGCCGCACCGGAATCGCTCTCGCTCGCCCAGGCACGTCGGGTGGCGCTCGCCGCCCAGGGCTTCGCCGATCCCGCGCCCACGGGCGTGCCCACCCGCCGGCACCTGCGTCGGGTGCTCGACCGGGTCGGGCTGATCCAGATGGACTCGGTGAACGTGCTGCAACGGGCGCACTACCTGCCGCTCTACAGCCGGCTCGGGCCCTACCCGACCGCGTTGCTCGACGACGCCGCCTACCGCCGCCCGCGGGAGCTGTTCGAATACTGGGGCCACGAGGCGTCGCTGGTGCCCGTCGGGCTGCATCCGGCGCTGCGCTGGCGGATGGCCCGGGCCCGCTCGGAGTCCTGGGGTGGGATGCGGCGGATCGCCCAGGAGCAGCCCGACCTGGTCGCCTGGGTCCGCGACGAGGTGGCCGCCCGGGGGCCGCTCACGGCCGCCGAGATCGAGCACGACGCGCCCCGGGAGACCGGCAACTGGGGGTGGAACTGGTCGGCGGTCAAGCGGGCGCTGGAGTTCCTGTTCTGGGCGGGGGAGGTGACGGCCGCCGACCGCACCACGTCGTTCGCGCGCCGCTACGACCTGCCGGAGCGGGTGCTGCCGGCCGCCGTGCTCGACGCGCCGACGCCGACCGACGCGGAGGCCCACCGCGCGCTGGTGGGCATCGCCGCGCGGTCGCTCGGGGTGGCCGCGGAGCCGGAGCTGCGCGACTACTTCCGGCTGCCGGTGGCGGGGGCCCGGCAGGCCATCGCCGAACTGGTCGAGGCGGGCGAGTTGCTGCCGGTCGCCGTGCAGGGCTGGCGGCGGCCCGCCTGGCTGCACGCCGGGGCGCGGCTGCCCCGCTGGGTGCGCGGCAACACCCTGGTCAGCCCGTTCGACCCGGTGGTCTGGGAGCGGGCCCGCACCGAGCGGCTCTTCGACTTCAGCTACCGCATCGAGATCTACGTGCCGGCGCCGCAGCGGGTGCACGGCTACTACGTGCTGCCGTTCCTGCAGGGGGAGCGGTTCACCGCCCGGGTCGACCTGAAGGCCGACCGGAAGGCCCGCGTGCTGCTGGTGCCGGCCGCCTGGGGCGAGCCGGGCGTCGACCGGGGCGAGACCGCGCTGGCGCTGGCCGCCGAGCTGCACCGCCTCGCCGGCTGGCTGGGCCTGGACGCGGTGGCTCCGCCCGCCGCCGGCGACCTGGCCGCCCCGCTGGCCGCGGCGCTGGCGGGCGTGGCCGGTGTACGGTGA
- a CDS encoding DUF2752 domain-containing protein, producing the protein MSDVTSVDGPASPPHPQTGGLDAPPQAGPAAPADGRPTDQAPPHPGPPYPPHPGAPHPDQPYPGAAYPGSPYPGAAAYPVAEPDRLTRFVVRLYERSPRWAVPLAALGCVAAGIGYALISDPTRSAPDAAPTCLLKLTTGLDCPGCGGTRALWYVLHADLPAAARHHFLFVFALPFLAYLFVAWAGRQAFGWRLPELRISSRVIGVFLAAWLAFTILRNLPWAPFTSLYV; encoded by the coding sequence GTGAGCGACGTGACGAGCGTTGACGGACCGGCCTCCCCGCCGCATCCGCAGACGGGTGGGCTCGACGCCCCGCCCCAGGCGGGCCCGGCCGCACCGGCCGACGGGCGGCCCACGGACCAGGCGCCGCCCCACCCGGGTCCGCCCTATCCGCCCCACCCGGGTGCGCCCCATCCGGATCAGCCCTACCCCGGGGCGGCCTATCCGGGTTCGCCCTATCCGGGGGCGGCGGCCTACCCCGTCGCCGAGCCGGACCGGCTCACCCGCTTCGTCGTCCGCCTCTACGAGCGCTCCCCGCGCTGGGCGGTGCCGCTGGCCGCGCTCGGCTGTGTCGCCGCCGGCATCGGCTACGCGCTGATCAGCGACCCCACCCGCTCGGCGCCCGACGCCGCGCCGACCTGCCTGCTCAAGCTCACCACGGGGCTGGACTGCCCGGGCTGCGGCGGCACCCGCGCGCTCTGGTACGTGCTGCACGCCGACCTGCCGGCCGCCGCCCGGCACCACTTCCTCTTCGTCTTCGCGCTGCCCTTCCTGGCCTACCTCTTCGTCGCGTGGGCGGGCCGGCAGGCGTTCGGCTGGCGCCTGCCCGAGCTGCGGATCAGCTCCCGGGTGATCGGCGTCTTCCTGGCTGCCTGGCTGGCCTTCACGATCCTGCGCAACCTGCCCTGGGCACCCTTCACCTCCCTCTACGTCTGA
- the thyX gene encoding FAD-dependent thymidylate synthase, which produces MVQPQVKLVAWTHFEAPDDVPWSTDAEGGQALAEFAGRACYQSWKKPNPATATNAGYLAHILEVGHLSVLEHGSVSFYFSGVSRSFTHELIRHRHFSYSQLSQRYVPERDAAMVEPSVIADDPELHKKFVEAAEASVRAYNELLEGLERRFADVENATLRRKQARQAARAVLPNATETRIVVTGNYRAWRHFIAMRATEHADVEIRELAVECLRQLQGVAPNVFADFVISALPDGTEVAASPHAELS; this is translated from the coding sequence ATGGTGCAGCCCCAGGTCAAGCTCGTCGCGTGGACGCACTTCGAGGCCCCCGACGACGTGCCGTGGTCGACCGACGCCGAGGGCGGCCAGGCCCTCGCGGAGTTCGCCGGCCGGGCCTGCTACCAGAGCTGGAAGAAGCCGAACCCGGCCACCGCCACCAACGCCGGCTACCTCGCGCACATCCTGGAGGTCGGCCACCTGAGCGTGCTGGAGCACGGCTCGGTCAGCTTCTACTTCAGCGGGGTCTCCCGCTCGTTCACCCACGAGCTGATCCGGCACCGGCACTTCTCGTACTCCCAGCTCTCCCAGCGGTACGTGCCGGAGCGCGACGCCGCCATGGTCGAGCCCTCGGTGATCGCCGACGACCCGGAGCTGCACAAGAAGTTCGTGGAGGCGGCCGAGGCGAGCGTGCGCGCGTACAACGAGCTGCTGGAGGGGCTGGAACGGCGCTTCGCCGACGTGGAGAACGCCACACTGCGGCGCAAGCAGGCCCGCCAGGCGGCCCGCGCGGTGCTGCCCAACGCCACCGAGACGCGCATCGTAGTTACCGGCAACTACCGGGCCTGGCGGCACTTCATCGCCATGCGCGCGACCGAGCACGCCGACGTGGAGATCCGTGAGCTGGCGGTGGAGTGCCTGCGGCAGCTCCAGGGCGTCGCCCCGAACGTCTTCGCCGACTTCGTCATCTCGGCCCTGCCCGACGGCACCGAGGTCGCGGCGAGCCCGCACGCCGAGCTGTCCTGA